GAAAACAACGACGAAATACGCTGCTGCGACCGCTGCGATTTTCGCTGCGCCTACCGCCTTTGCCGCCGATAAGGCAGAAGTTCAGTTCTGGCACGCCATGGGCGGCCAGTTGGGCGAAATCACCGACAAGTTTGCCGATGATTTCAACGCACAGTCGGACAGCTGTGTGATCAACTCGACTTACAAAGGCAACTACACCGAGAACATGACCGCCGCCATCGCCGCCTTCCGCGCCAACGAGCAGCCGCATATCGTTCAGGTTTTTGAAGTTGGCACTGCAACCATGATGGCCGCAGGCGACAAGGGTGCGATCTATCCTGTCTACAAGCTGATGGAAGACGCGGGCATCGAATTCGATCAGTCGAAATATCTGCCGGCTGTGATTTCATATTACACGGACACCGACGGCAACCTGCTGTCGCTGCCTTTCAACTCGTCGACCCCGGTTCTGTGGTACAACAAGACCGCTCTGGACGCGGCGGGTGTTGCCGTTCCGACGACATGGGATGAAGTGGAAGAGGTGGCGCGCGCACTAAAGGCCAACGGTGTTGAAAAGCCGTTTTCTTTCGGCTGGCAGTCGTGGTCGAACCTCGAAAACTATTCGGCTTGGCATAACATTGACTTTGGCTCAGAAGAAAATGGCTTTGCCGGCCTGTCGACCGAATTCACCTTCAACAACGACGCGGTTGTAAACCATATCCAACGTATCGCCGACATGGGCAAAGAGGGGCTGTTTGTCTATGGCGGTCGTCGGGGTGACAGCCGCGGTCAGTTCGTGAACGGTGAAACCGCGCTTTGGATCAACTCGTCGGCTTACTATGGCGGCTTCAAGAACGACATCAAGGATTTCGAGTTCGGTCAAACCATGTTGCCGTTGGATTCCGCTCTGGCTGATGCCCCGCAAAACTCGATCATCGGTGGCGCGACCCTTTGGGTTCTGAACGGACACGAACAGCCCGAATACAAGTGCGCGGCCGAGTTCTTCCAGTTCCTGTCAGAGCCTGAGCAGCAAGCCAATTGGCATCAGACCACGGGTTACGTTCCCATCACCACAGCTGCGTATGAGCTGTCAAAGGAACAGGGTTTCTATGAGACCGATCCGGGCACCGATACCGCCATCAAACAGCTGAGCCTGAACGAGCCCACACCGGCTTCGAAAGGTCTGCGCTTTGGCAACTTCGTTCAGATCCGCGACGTGATCAACGAAGAGCTGGAAGCTGTCTGGTCGGGTGAAAAAGACGCTCAGACCGCAATGGATGACGCTGTTGAACGTGGTAACGCCCTGTTGCGTAAATTCCAGGACGCAAACAGCTAAAATACCCCCTCATGGCGCGGTCCCCTTTGGTTTGAGGGGGCCGCGTTCTCGATCCTCTCGATCCTACTGACTACTGAGATCCGACATGCAGAAACGCGTCGTCTTCCGATCCAAGCTGCTGCCTTACCTTCTGGTGGCACCACAGATCGCCATCACGCTGATCTTCTTTTTCTGGCCATCCTATCAGGCTTTAGAAAGCTCTTTCTTTGTTGAAGACGCGTTTGGGTTTTCCCGCAACTGGGTTGGAATGCAGAATTATGCAGAACTGTTTGCCGACCCCGGTTATCTCAGATCATTCAAAACCACGCTGATTTTCAGCGTTTCGGTTGCCGCCCTCGCCATGAGCATCTCGCTGGGTTTGGCCGTTGCGGCCAACCGTGTGATCCGCGCCGCGACCGCGTATCGTACCCTGCTTATCTGGCCCTATGCAGTCGCGCCCGCTTTGGCCGGGGTGATCTGGTATTTTCTGATGAACCCAAGCCTTGGCATTGTCGCCTATTGGCTGAAAGGCTTGGGGGTGAACTGGAACCATTATGTGAATGGTGATCAGGCGCTGTTGCTGGTGATTGTCGCGGCGGCGTGGAAGCAGATCAGCTATAACTTCCTGTTCTTCTTGGCCGGTTTGCAAAGCATCCCGAAATCGCTGATCGAGGCTGCTGCCATTGACCGTGCCAGCCCGGCGCGGCGGTTCTGGACGATTGTGTTCCCGCTGCTGACGCCCACCACATTCTTTCTGCTTGTGGTCAACCTTGTCTATGCCTTCTTTGACACCTTTGCCCTGATCCACGCGACAACAGAAGGCGGCCCGGTCGATGCGACCTCGATCCTTGTCTATCGCGTTTATTCCACCGGCTTCGTCGGTCAGGATTACGGCAGTTCAGCTGCTCAGTCGGTTATTCTGATGGCACTGGTGGTTGGCATGACCTTCATCCAATTCCGCTATATCGAGCGTAAGGTGAACTACTGATGGTCGAAAATCGCCCCTTCCTGACCTTCTTGACCCATGCTGCGCTGATCACCGGTGTTCTGTTCCTGTGCTTTCCGGTCTGGATGGCGCTGGTGGCATCAACACACAGTGCAGGTGCGCTGTCCTCGTCCCCCATCCCGATGTGGTTTGGCGATCAGGGCTGGCAGAACTATTCCCTGTTGATTAGCCAGGGCCTGCCCGAAGCGGGCGGAGTACCGCTGGGCCGCATGATGCTGAACAGTGCGATTATGGCGTTTGGGATCACCTTCGGCAAAATCGCCATCTCGATCATCTCGGCCTATGCTGTGGTTTATTTCAAGTTTCCGTTCCGCATGGTCTTTTTCTGGATGATCTTCATCACCCTGATGCTGCCGGTCGAGGTGCGCATTCTGCCCACTTTTGATGTGGTCACCAAAATGGGGCTGCTCAACAGCTATGCAGGGCTGATCGTGCCGTTGATTGCCTCGGCTACAGCAACGCTTCTGTTCCGTCAGTTCTTTCTGACCATCCCTGATGAGCTGATCGAGGCCGCGCGGATTGATCGCGCCGGACCATTGCGCTTTTTCTGGGACATCCTGCTGCCGCTGAGCCGCACAAACATCGCGGCGCTGTTCATTATCCTTTTCATCTTTGGCTGGAACCAATACCTGTGGCCGCTTTTGGTGACCACGGACGAAGGGCTCTACACCATCGTTATGGGCATTCAGCGCATGGTGAATTCGGGTGAAAGCCTGCCGGTCTGGCATCTGATCATGGGTACGGCCGTTCTGGCGATGATCCCGCCGGTTCTGGTTGTGATTGCAATGCAAAAGCTCTTTGTCAAAGGGCTTGTGGAAAGCGAGAAATAATATGGCCAATCTGAGCATCAGATCCCTGGGCAAAACCTATCCCGGCGGCGTGTCGGCTGTGCGCGACGTCAATGTCGAGATCCAGGATGGTGAGTTCATCGTACTGGTCGGCCCATCGGGCTGTGGCAAGTCGACTATCCTGCGGATGATTGCAGGACTTGAAACCATCACGACGGGTGATCTGGATATTGATGGTCGCCGTGTGAATGATCTGGAACCCGGAGATCGGGACATTGCAATGGTGTTCCAGAACTATGCGCTTTACCCGCACATGACCGTGCGCGCGAATATGGAATATGGCCTGAAAAACGAAGGTCTGCCGAAAGACGAGATTGCCGAGCGCATTGCCGAGGCATCGCGTACGTTGCGCCTGTCGGATTATCTGGATCGCAAACCGCGCCAGCTTTCGGGCGGGCAACGCCAGCGCGTTGCCATGGGGCGTGCCATCGTACGCAAACCGAAAGTGTTCTTGTTCGATGAACCGCTGTCTAACCTCGACGCCAAGCTGCGTACCCAATTGCGGGCCGAGCTGAAAGCCCTCCATGCCCGGCTGAACGGCACCTTTATCTATGTGACCCACGATCAGGTCGAAGCGATGTCGCTGGCAGACCGCATCGTGATCATGAGCGAGGGTCAGATCGAACAAATCGGCACACCGATGGACCTGTATCTGCGCCCTGCAACGCGCTTTGTCGCAGAGTTTATCGGCACACCGGCGATGAACTTCATCGACGCAACGGTTGGGTCTGATGGGCATTCTTTGCAGATCGGAGAGCAAATGATTGCGTCCGACGCGCCCATTCAGGCACCGGCAGGCACATCGGTGAATGTTGGCATTCGCCCGGAACATCTTCACCGTGGGCACGGCCATGCGATGCACGTGAAGCTCACAACCGGTTTTGTCGAACAGCTTGGCGCGGACACGATCGTGCATGGCGAAGTGTCTACCAACGGCACGCCTTCGCCTCTGGGTGTTCGTCTTCAGGGTGTTCACATGCCTGAACCTGGCAGTGAACTGGAACTTGGGGCGGCTTTGTCAGATCTGCATCTATTTGATGCGGCCTCTGGGCGTCGTTTGAATACATGAGCGCTGACACAAGCACGCGGTCATCGATCCCAAATATAGAGCCATCGGGACCCATATGGGACGACATCTCGCGTGCCGTCACGCCGGATATGGCGTTTCGCTGGTACGAAGACATTCGCGATCGCCTGCCCGCAGCGCCAAGCCAAACGGGCGCGTTGCAACATATCCCCGATCTGGGGGAAATTGCAGATCACGCCGACGTGTTCGTCTTTGATGCGTATGGTGTGCTCAATACGGGAACGATCCCGATACCGGGTGCGGCCCGGCGCGTCTCTGACCTGCGCGCGGCTGGTAAATCAGTGTTTGTGCTGACCAATGCTGCCAGTTACGCGGCCACCCAAGCGCGCGAAGTTTTCCGGGATCTGGGCTTTGATATTACGTTGGAAGAGATCGTTTCCAGCAGAATGGTGTGCGAGCGACATTTACCGCATCTGCCAAGCGGTCAGAGTTGGGGTGTTGCCGCCCCTGCTGATTGGGCCGGGGATGAGGTCGATGTGCCCACATTTCAACTGCTGGACGATATTGAAGTCTACGATCGGGCGGGCGGCATCCTGTTTCTGAGCACGCTGGATTGGAACAGCGATCGTCAGGCGCTGTTGCTCGACAGTCTGGCCCGCAACCCCCGGCCCGTTGTTGTGGCGAACCCGGATCTGGTTGCGCCGCGTGAAACCTGCCTGACGCGCGAGCCCGGATTTTACGCACATGACTTGCAATCCCGGCTTGGGCTGAAGCCGCAGTTTCACGGCAAACCCTTTGCAT
The genomic region above belongs to Ruegeria sp. HKCCD4315 and contains:
- the ugpB gene encoding sn-glycerol-3-phosphate ABC transporter substrate-binding protein UgpB; this encodes MKTTTKYAAATAAIFAAPTAFAADKAEVQFWHAMGGQLGEITDKFADDFNAQSDSCVINSTYKGNYTENMTAAIAAFRANEQPHIVQVFEVGTATMMAAGDKGAIYPVYKLMEDAGIEFDQSKYLPAVISYYTDTDGNLLSLPFNSSTPVLWYNKTALDAAGVAVPTTWDEVEEVARALKANGVEKPFSFGWQSWSNLENYSAWHNIDFGSEENGFAGLSTEFTFNNDAVVNHIQRIADMGKEGLFVYGGRRGDSRGQFVNGETALWINSSAYYGGFKNDIKDFEFGQTMLPLDSALADAPQNSIIGGATLWVLNGHEQPEYKCAAEFFQFLSEPEQQANWHQTTGYVPITTAAYELSKEQGFYETDPGTDTAIKQLSLNEPTPASKGLRFGNFVQIRDVINEELEAVWSGEKDAQTAMDDAVERGNALLRKFQDANS
- the ugpA gene encoding sn-glycerol-3-phosphate ABC transporter permease UgpA, with the translated sequence MQKRVVFRSKLLPYLLVAPQIAITLIFFFWPSYQALESSFFVEDAFGFSRNWVGMQNYAELFADPGYLRSFKTTLIFSVSVAALAMSISLGLAVAANRVIRAATAYRTLLIWPYAVAPALAGVIWYFLMNPSLGIVAYWLKGLGVNWNHYVNGDQALLLVIVAAAWKQISYNFLFFLAGLQSIPKSLIEAAAIDRASPARRFWTIVFPLLTPTTFFLLVVNLVYAFFDTFALIHATTEGGPVDATSILVYRVYSTGFVGQDYGSSAAQSVILMALVVGMTFIQFRYIERKVNY
- the ugpE gene encoding sn-glycerol-3-phosphate ABC transporter permease UgpE, yielding MVENRPFLTFLTHAALITGVLFLCFPVWMALVASTHSAGALSSSPIPMWFGDQGWQNYSLLISQGLPEAGGVPLGRMMLNSAIMAFGITFGKIAISIISAYAVVYFKFPFRMVFFWMIFITLMLPVEVRILPTFDVVTKMGLLNSYAGLIVPLIASATATLLFRQFFLTIPDELIEAARIDRAGPLRFFWDILLPLSRTNIAALFIILFIFGWNQYLWPLLVTTDEGLYTIVMGIQRMVNSGESLPVWHLIMGTAVLAMIPPVLVVIAMQKLFVKGLVESEK
- a CDS encoding ABC transporter ATP-binding protein, which codes for MANLSIRSLGKTYPGGVSAVRDVNVEIQDGEFIVLVGPSGCGKSTILRMIAGLETITTGDLDIDGRRVNDLEPGDRDIAMVFQNYALYPHMTVRANMEYGLKNEGLPKDEIAERIAEASRTLRLSDYLDRKPRQLSGGQRQRVAMGRAIVRKPKVFLFDEPLSNLDAKLRTQLRAELKALHARLNGTFIYVTHDQVEAMSLADRIVIMSEGQIEQIGTPMDLYLRPATRFVAEFIGTPAMNFIDATVGSDGHSLQIGEQMIASDAPIQAPAGTSVNVGIRPEHLHRGHGHAMHVKLTTGFVEQLGADTIVHGEVSTNGTPSPLGVRLQGVHMPEPGSELELGAALSDLHLFDAASGRRLNT
- a CDS encoding HAD-IIA family hydrolase, producing the protein MSADTSTRSSIPNIEPSGPIWDDISRAVTPDMAFRWYEDIRDRLPAAPSQTGALQHIPDLGEIADHADVFVFDAYGVLNTGTIPIPGAARRVSDLRAAGKSVFVLTNAASYAATQAREVFRDLGFDITLEEIVSSRMVCERHLPHLPSGQSWGVAAPADWAGDEVDVPTFQLLDDIEVYDRAGGILFLSTLDWNSDRQALLLDSLARNPRPVVVANPDLVAPRETCLTREPGFYAHDLQSRLGLKPQFHGKPFASVYHEVERRSGAVDLRRIVMVGDTLHTDILGAQSHGWRSVLITNHGLFAGQRVQKYIDDSGLYPDWIAPNI